GCAAGTCTTCCGACAAGCGAACGGAAGCGAATCGGGTGCGGCTGAGATACCAATACGCGTACCGCATCAGCGTTCGGAGTCGGGCCCCCAGCCAGATCCGGACCGCCGAACGTCGGACGGGTTTTTTCACCGAGCCGGTTCCTCCGAATCCGTTCACAGCCCGTAAAGCTCCCCGTACTTGTTCTGTAGATACGCAAGCAGCGCGTCGGGATTCGCGGGCGAACCCGTGGCTTTTTCGATCAAATCTTCCGGGTCGAATTGCTTGCCGTAACGCCAGACGCGTTCGTGCAGCCAACCGCGGATCGCCTCGAACCGACCGTCGGCGACGCAACCGTCGACGTCGACCGTTTTCCGCATCGCTTCCAGAAGCTGAGCCGCGTACACATTGCCGAGCGCATAGGACGGAAAATACCCGAAACTGCCGCCCGCCCAATGCACGTCCTGCAACACCCCTTCGGCGTCGTTGCCCGGCCGGACGCCGAGCAGGTCAGCGTACAGGTCGTTCCAGACGGTCGGCAGATCGTCGGCGGAGATCCGCCCGTCGAACAGCGATTTCTCGATTTCATACCGGACGATGATATGCAGGTTGTAGGTGAGCTCATCGGCTTCGGTGCGGATGAGCGACGGCCGCGCAGCGTTGACGGCGCGGTAAAACGTTTCGGTCGAAATGCGCCCGAACGGTTCTGGAAAATATTCCCGCAACACCGGCAAGTAGCGGTCCCAAAACGCCCGGCTTCGCCCGATCATATTTTCCCACAGCCGCGACTGCGACTCGTGCACGCCCATCGACGCGCCGTCCCAGAGCGGCGTACCGTACAGCCCGGCGGGAAGATACTGCTCGTAAAGCGCATGGCCGCATTCGTGAATCGTGCCGAACAACCCGACCGTCAAATCATCCTCGCTGTAGCGCGTCGTGATGCGGACGTCGCCGGGACCTAGGCCGATTGCGAACGGATGGGCGCTTTCGTCGAGCCTTCCCGCTTCGAAATCGTAGCCGAGATCGCACAAAAGACGGCGGTTCAACTCTTTTTGCCGTTCGACGGGAAAATGCCCTTTCAGCGCCGAAGGATCCGGATTTTTTCCCGATGCTGCGACGGCGCGGACGAGTTCGGCCAATTTCGGCCGCAGCGCACCGAAAATCCGGTCAAGCCGCGCGACGGTCATGCCCGGTTCGTAAGGCTGCAGAAGAGCGTCATAAGGGTGTTCGCGATACCCCCAAATCTCCGCAAATTCGCGCAAATAATTTACTATTTTTCTCAAATAAGGCAAAAAAACCTTGAAATCCGAGGCTTTTTTCGCTTCCTCCCATACCGATTCCGCTTCCGCGGTAAGCGCGACAAACGCGCGATACGTTTCGGGAGGAATACGGCGGTTGCGGTCGTATTCCCGCCGGCATTCGCGGATGCTCGCCCGCTCGACTTCATGAAGCAACGGCCAGACGTCGGGTTGTTCAAAAAACGCGAGCAGTTCGCCCATCTCCTCCGAAACCGACAGCCGAAGACATTCGGCCGACAACATGCCGATCGTCTCCGACCGGGTGCTCACGGCTCTCGGCGGTGCGCCCGTCCGCAAATCCCAGTGCAGCACGCCCAGCGCTTCTTGATAACTTCTTATTTTCGCGGTAAGCGCGCCGAATCTTGCGCGCATCGTCTCAAGCGTTTCGGCCACGTCGAAACTCCTCCTTAACCCTCGATCCTGATCGCGGTATCACGACGATTTTACCACACGTTTCCGCACGACGGCCACCGCGAGAAGCAAAACGGGAATGCCGATCTGAAAAGGCAGAAACAGTGTGACCGGCAATACGCTCGTCCCGATCCACAGATGTTCCGGCAGGTTGTCGGCGATCCAACTGCTGGCCGCCCACACGACAAGTACGACCGCCGTCGCCAAACGCCGGGCTTGGCGGACGCCGAACAGATCGGCCGCGACTTGTGCGGATGCAAACATGTACACAGCAATTTTAAAAAAATCGCTGATGATGAAACTGAGAATCACAATTGCATCGAGCCGTTGCAAAAACTCCGCAATGTTGACCATGCTGATCGTCGCCAGAAGCGGAAAAACCGATCTTTTGAAAATGCCAACGCCCAAAACGGAGATGTTCAGCACGACATTGTAGGCGATCACCAGTCCGGCGATCACCGTGACGATCACGCCGCGCCGCCAAAGCCGGACCGACTCGCGCACAAACGGAAATACCGTCAGGAAACTGACTGTTTCGCCGAACGGAAACGTGAGCGTTTCCGGAAACGCCGCCAAGACTGGTTGAATTCCGTTTTCCAAAACAGGGAGAAGATTCGAAAATCTTACGATTCCCGAGCAGAAAATGAGCACACTTCCGACCACGCCGAGACCGACAAGCGTCATGCCGAAAAATTCGCCGGTTCTCGCCAGCACTTCAATACCCTTATACAGCACATAAACGAGAACGGCGGACATCAGACCGGTGACGGCAGCCAGCGGCGTCGACTCGTACAGCGACGTGATCAGGAGGTCGCCGCCGTCGCGCATATTCCGCGCTGCGCAATACAGAAAAAACAGCATGTATGCAAAACCGACCGCCCAGCCGAGCCGCCGGCCGAGCACCGCCTGGGCGCACCGGACGAGCGTCATGCCGGGATAAAGCCGATACAGCCAGACATAAACGGAATAAAGCACGCATCCCCCGGCCGCTCCGAAAAGCACGGCGATCCAGGCATCCTGCCCCGCTTTCGTGCCGACGCCGAGCACAAGGGCGGTGCCGAGTTCAAACAACAAAAGCAACCAGACGAATTGTCCTCCTCCGATCTTGTCGCCTCCGTGCATTCCTCTTTGTGACCCTCCCTTCCGCCCCGTCGGCTGCTTGCGAAACGATCACGACGACAGCCAGTACGATTTTGTACGCGTGCCTGTTCTCCGGATGGACGACTGAACTTCGACCTCCGCCTCGATCTGCGGAAACCAACGGTTCCACTCATCCCGGACAGAACGCCACTTTTGCGGATTAGCCCGACGGAAAACGTCCGAAAACCCGAACACGTCGGCCGGAAGACGCTGGGCCGTACGGACGGCGTCGCGGATGAACGATTCGGTTGTTTCGCTCCACTGTTGTTCCAGCTGTCGGATCGCCTCAGGGCGGTCCAGGCTGAAGTCGCAATGCGATTCGCTGATGTTGCCTTCCTGTTCGACCGCGATGCGGACGACCGGTTTTTCTCCCCGAAAACGGCCGCTGACTCGGGTGGAGGAACGAAGAATCGTGACGACGGCGGCTTTTTTTCGATTTCCGCATTCGAGCCCGACGACGCCGCCTCGGATTTCGCCCAGAATCGCGACAATACCCCTCGCGGCGTCGCCGTCGGCCCATTCGTGCAGCCGGCTGTCTTTAAACAGTGCGATACCGTCGAGTACAAGCCGCGACGAACTTCGCGTCTCGAAATTGTTGCGCTGAATCGTTCCCGACTTCGGGTCGCCAAGAACGCGAACACCGGCGAGGACAGGCTCTCTGTGCGGGTTTTCCAAAAAATTTATAATTTGAATAACAGAATAATCCAGCGTTTCCCCCCACAGCTTGCTCGAAAATTTTAAATTTCCCACGAGCGCCGCCGCGGGAATTCGTTCGATCTGCGTCAGCTGACTGATGACCGTTGACGCGTCGGCGTCCCGCGCGACGATCATCTTCGAATTGAGCCGAATTTCGTTCGACCGGTCGAGAAAATCGAACAAATCGCGAATGCCTCGTCTGGCCTGATTTTCGCCGATGACGACCAAACGCATGTGGGCGAAATAAAGCCTTCGCGGAATTTTGCGCGAAGCGCGGCGAATCGCTTCAAACAGCGTACTTCCTTCCGAATCGAGCACGACGACCGGCGTCGATTTTCCCCCTGCGGCCCCCCCTCCGGCCGTCGAACTGCCCGCCACCTCGTCGGCGTTGACGACCTGAAACGTCACGCGGTAACGCCCCGCGTTCTCCTCAGCGTCGATGCCCATCGCCGAAACGAACGCCAGATCGTTGAGTTCCCTGCGGTCCCAACAGCCCGAACAAAACAACAGCAAAACGGCGATCGAACAAACCGTCGTGATTAGGCGCATCCGTCATTCCCCGCCTCGCCGCGAGCCGCCGGCTTTTCCGAACAGCGGAAACGGCCAACGAAAGACGGAATCTTTCTGCTCGGACCGACGAAACGGTGCAATCGGCGACAAATACGGCACGCCGAACGAACGCAAGGAACAGACGTGAGCAACTAAAAAAATACACCCCATGGCCAAACCGTAAAACCCGAACGACGTCGCCAGCACCATCAGCCCGAATCGGAGGACGCGGGCGGTCAGCGCCAAATTGTAAGCCGGCGTTGAAAAGCTGGCGATCCCCGTTATGGCGACGGTGATCATCATCGCGGGCGAGACGATGCCCGCCTGAACGGCGGCCTGGCCGAGTACGATCGGTCCGACGATCGATACAGCCTGACCGATGGCGCGCGGCATCCGCAAACCCGCTTCCCGCAAGATTTCAAAGCAGATCTCCATAATCAAAGCTTCAACGAATACGGGAAACGGCACGCCTTCCCGCGCCGCCGCCAGTTTCAGAAGCAACGTCGTCGGAATCATTTCGTGATGATAGCTGACGAGCGCGATGTAAAACGACGGCACCAGCATCGAAATCACGAAACTGGCGTACCTGAGCAGCCGGATGAGCGACGCGACGTCGTAACGCTGGTAGTAGTCCTCGACGGACTGGAAAAATTGCGGCAACACCGTCGGCACGATCAGCGCAAACGGCGTGCCGTCGACCAGAATCGCGACGCGGCCTTCCAGCAGATTGCCCGCGACGATATCGGGCCGTTCCGTATTGTAGATCATCGGAAACGGCGTCGTGGTCCGATCCTGAATCCATTCTTCGATGTAGGCGGATTCCAGCACGATGTCAGCGCGAACGGCATCGAGCCGGCTTTTCACTTCCCGAACGAGGTTGTCGTCGGCCCGGCCGCGGACATACATCATCGCGACGTCGGTTTTGGTTGTACGGCCGATTTTCATAACTTCCATCCAAAGGTTCGGGTTTTTGATCCGCCGCCGCACAAGCGAAACGTTGATCCCGAGCGTTTCGGTAAAACTGTCTTTCGGGCCGCGCGTCGCGACCTGGTTCGTCGGCTCCTCGACATTGCGCGTCTTGCCGCCGCGCGTGTTGCCGCAGATCGCCTCCGGCACGCCGTCGATCAGCAGCACCGTTTCGCCGGCCAGTAAAGCGAGCATCAGTTCGTTCCATTCCGACACTGTCTTGATGTCGACGACGGACAACGCCCGTTCCCGTACAGTTTGAAACCACGCCTTCGACGACCCGACGCCGTCCGTTCTGAACGACCATTGCACGAAATCGCCGACCATATGCTTGTCGGCCAGACCGTCGACGTAAACCGCCGCCGCCTTCAGCTTCCGGTCAGGGCAGTCGAACAGACGGACGACGACGTCCGGGCTGTGCCCGGTTTCGTTCCGAATGCGCTCGACATTCGCGTGAAGAACGGTGGATAGACGCGTATCGTCCGGCTTCGGAGAGGACTTCAAGAAATCGAAAAATCCCATGGCTTTTTCATCTCCTTTGTCCGTCTTTTACCTCCTGTTCCACATTATTTGAGAAACCGCCGTCGCTTATTCCGCGTTTCTCCCGCCGAAGCTTCCGTCTTGCGGCAGGCTGTGATAGGATGAAAAAGAATCGAGGCGAAAGGGGTCGTGCGCATGAAAGAACAGCCGAAGACGGTGTTGGACGAAATTCTTTCGCACAACCGAGAGTTCGTCCGCTCGAAAGCGTATGAAGCATACCGGACGACGAAATTTCCGGACAAGAAAATGGTCGTCGTCACCTGCATGGACACGCGGCTGACCGAATTGTTGCCGAAGGCGATGAATTTGCGCAACGGCGACGCCAAAATCATCAAAGTCGCCGGCGCGATCGTTCTGCAGCCGTTCGGCAACGTAATGCGCAGCGTCATTGTCGCGATCTACGCGCTCGGCGCGCAGGAAGTGTTCGTTGTGGGTCACCGCGATTGCGGCATGACCGGCCTCGACCCGAACGCGATCTTGTCTAAGGCGAAGGCGTGCGGCGTCCGCGAAGAAGTATTCGAGACGATCCGCAATTCCGGCATCGATCTCGCCCGCTGGCTGCACGGTTTCCG
The window above is part of the Candidatus Reconcilbacillus cellulovorans genome. Proteins encoded here:
- a CDS encoding carboxypeptidase M32 produces the protein MRARFGALTAKIRSYQEALGVLHWDLRTGAPPRAVSTRSETIGMLSAECLRLSVSEEMGELLAFFEQPDVWPLLHEVERASIRECRREYDRNRRIPPETYRAFVALTAEAESVWEEAKKASDFKVFLPYLRKIVNYLREFAEIWGYREHPYDALLQPYEPGMTVARLDRIFGALRPKLAELVRAVAASGKNPDPSALKGHFPVERQKELNRRLLCDLGYDFEAGRLDESAHPFAIGLGPGDVRITTRYSEDDLTVGLFGTIHECGHALYEQYLPAGLYGTPLWDGASMGVHESQSRLWENMIGRSRAFWDRYLPVLREYFPEPFGRISTETFYRAVNAARPSLIRTEADELTYNLHIIVRYEIEKSLFDGRISADDLPTVWNDLYADLLGVRPGNDAEGVLQDVHWAGGSFGYFPSYALGNVYAAQLLEAMRKTVDVDGCVADGRFEAIRGWLHERVWRYGKQFDPEDLIEKATGSPANPDALLAYLQNKYGELYGL
- a CDS encoding carbonic anhydrase, giving the protein MKEQPKTVLDEILSHNREFVRSKAYEAYRTTKFPDKKMVVVTCMDTRLTELLPKAMNLRNGDAKIIKVAGAIVLQPFGNVMRSVIVAIYALGAQEVFVVGHRDCGMTGLDPNAILSKAKACGVREEVFETIRNSGIDLARWLHGFRDVHEGVRESVGIIRRHPLLPPGVPVHGLVIDPETGELELVEEGYGVLA
- a CDS encoding spore germination protein yields the protein MGFFDFLKSSPKPDDTRLSTVLHANVERIRNETGHSPDVVVRLFDCPDRKLKAAAVYVDGLADKHMVGDFVQWSFRTDGVGSSKAWFQTVRERALSVVDIKTVSEWNELMLALLAGETVLLIDGVPEAICGNTRGGKTRNVEEPTNQVATRGPKDSFTETLGINVSLVRRRIKNPNLWMEVMKIGRTTKTDVAMMYVRGRADDNLVREVKSRLDAVRADIVLESAYIEEWIQDRTTTPFPMIYNTERPDIVAGNLLEGRVAILVDGTPFALIVPTVLPQFFQSVEDYYQRYDVASLIRLLRYASFVISMLVPSFYIALVSYHHEMIPTTLLLKLAAAREGVPFPVFVEALIMEICFEILREAGLRMPRAIGQAVSIVGPIVLGQAAVQAGIVSPAMMITVAITGIASFSTPAYNLALTARVLRFGLMVLATSFGFYGLAMGCIFLVAHVCSLRSFGVPYLSPIAPFRRSEQKDSVFRWPFPLFGKAGGSRRGGE